In Chroogloeocystis siderophila 5.2 s.c.1, the genomic stretch TCAAAACGAAGTCCACCTTCGTAGTACTTCGTTTGTCTAGCGGTGAATTCATTCGCCAAGCTTATATAGTAATCTCGTTGGGGTAGTTAGGACATCGAACACGCTAAGTTGATAGTTGACAGTTGATAAAGTCTTCCCAGACTCTCTTCACTTTCAACTGATCTCTGACCCCTGACCTCTGCTATAAAATATCTGGATCTTCACCCAATTCGCATAATCTTGCTGCAAGTCTTTCAGATTTTTGACGTTCAGCTTCGGCGCGTTGGCGTTCAGCTTCTTCCGGTAACAACACGAGCCCCGATGAGTCATAAAACCGCAACCATGTAGCGTTATCATCTTCGACGACTCCAGTCCACGTACCCAACCATAAACCTAATGTGTGACTCCACAATAAGTTTTGCTCATTAGCTGCAATAGGTTGATAGCCCCGGTCAAGATCTAAATGCCATCCTTGTAGTGAGTTAGCGTCAAAAGGATCGAAAACGAAATAGTCGCGTGTTCTAAATACCTGCTTGTATAAGGTTTTCTTTGCTCCTAAGTCAACTTCCTTAGTGCTTGCCGACAGTAATTCAACAATCACATCAGGATAACGTCCGCCTTCTTCCCAGACAACCCAACCAAGACGAGAAGGATCGTTATCAACTCCTAAGACAACAAAAAAATCAGGTTCGCGAAAATCGCGATTTTTCGCTTAGCGGCTACTGTAGTAGATGAACATATTGCCACCTGTAAAAAAATCCGTGCGTTCAGCCCAGTGGTGTTTTAACGAACGGATCAAGACATTCATAGCAATTCGATGACGATTCGTTTCCAAGGGTTCTCCATCGTCGAAAATTAAGTCTGTAGGTGGCATAGGAGGCTGCCAATCTACATCATCCCAAGTCTGGTTTTCGGTTGTCGTTTCTATGGACATCCCGTTAGCCTCCCGATACAAATTAATATTTATACTGCTTCACCACCAACAACAACATCGCGAATCCGCAAACTAGGACCACCACAACCTACAGGTAAACCATTTTGCCCGCCTTTACCGCAACCGCCAGATTCATCCCAATAGAAATCATCACCGATCGCTTCAATATCTGCCAAAGTTTGAAACACATTACCCGATAACGTCACATCGCGTACAGGTTCGGCAATTTGCCCGTTGCGAATCATCCAAGCTTCACCGGCACTGAAGGTAAACATTTCACCGTTTGTCATTCCTCCTAGCCAGTTACGCGCATAAACTCCTTCTTTAATTCCAGTAAATAAGTCTGCTACAGAAGTCTTCCCTGGTTCAATCCAAGTATTCGTCATGCGCACAATTGGCGCATAGTGGTAATTGAGGCACCTTGCATTACCCGTTGCAGTTTCCTCTAATTTGCCAGCCGTTTCGCGCGAGTGCAAGCGCCCAACTAATACGCCGTCTTTAATTAGTTGCGTTGTTGTTGCAGGCGTACCTTCATCATCATAAAAATAACTTCCACGATGTCCCGCAGGTGCCGCACCATCAAAAATTTGCAATTCTTCAGGTCCAAATCTACGCCCAAGACTCATTGCTTCTAGCAAATCGGGATTTTCATAAGCCATGTCTGCTTCCGAAAGATGACCAAAGGCTTCGTGAACGAATAAACCGCTGAGAATGGGATCGATAACGACGGTGTAAGTGTTACCTTTGACCGATGGTAGGGATAAAGCAGCGATCGCGCGTTGTGCTGCGCCAATGACTTGTTCGTCTAGACTTGTGAGATCTTCGTAGGCTTTGCGCGAACCTGTCGTTTCTCTTCCAGTTTGTACCGTATCGCCGTTTCTGGCGGTAGCTGCAAAGCGCATTTCCATATCTACCCAAGCTTGTTCGATGAGAGTCCCCTCGGAACTTGCGAGGACAATTCGTTGGGCGCTATCGCTGTAACGGACTGAAGTTGTGGTGATGCGCGAATCGATACTTTTGAGCATTTCGCTGTAGCGATCGCACAATGCTTTTTTTGTCGCTAAAGAAACGTCTCGCGGATCA encodes the following:
- a CDS encoding TldD/PmbA family protein; the encoded protein is MPSPLADAQNLLTELIARYAHRVDYLMIRLEESEGTDILLRGNKVETLSEGISIGGQVRACYKGGWGLSSFNQLETITERIEEAVSAARLVGDEETRLADVEPVQDSCFVPLSGTDPRDVSLATKKALCDRYSEMLKSIDSRITTTSVRYSDSAQRIVLASSEGTLIEQAWVDMEMRFAATARNGDTVQTGRETTGSRKAYEDLTSLDEQVIGAAQRAIAALSLPSVKGNTYTVVIDPILSGLFVHEAFGHLSEADMAYENPDLLEAMSLGRRFGPEELQIFDGAAPAGHRGSYFYDDEGTPATTTQLIKDGVLVGRLHSRETAGKLEETATGNARCLNYHYAPIVRMTNTWIEPGKTSVADLFTGIKEGVYARNWLGGMTNGEMFTFSAGEAWMIRNGQIAEPVRDVTLSGNVFQTLADIEAIGDDFYWDESGGCGKGGQNGLPVGCGGPSLRIRDVVVGGEAV